GACGCGGCAACTCGTCCCCACCTGCACGCCGATGCTGCGGGCCCTCTCGGGGTGGCTCGACAAGGCGCGCGCGCATCATGGCGCGGAGGCGGACGGCCTGATGTCCCGGCGTCTGGCGCCGGACAGGTTCCCGCTGTCGTCGCAGGTGCGCTTTGCCTGCCTGCAGGCCCAGGAGGCGACTACTGGCTCCGGAGCGAGCCCCTGCCGCAGGCCCTCGACGACCTGGCTCGCGAGGGACGGGAGGCGGGCGAGCGGCCGGGCTCCCTGTCGGAGGCGCAAGCCTGCATCGCCGCGACGCTTGCCCGGCTCGACGCCCTCGCGCCGCAGGCGCTCGATGCCGGTGCGGATTCGGCCGCGACGCTCGAACTTCCCGGCCTGACCTTCGACATGGTGGGGGACGATTACGCCCGGGACTGGGCGCTGCCGCAATTCTACTTCCACCTCGTGACCGCCTACGCCCTCCTTCGCAGCCAGGGCGTCCAGCTCGGAAAGACCGACTACGTCCCGCACATGTTCGGCTACCTGCGCCCCGGAACGGCGTCCTGATCGCGGCGGCCCGCTTTTGATCGATCCTCGCAACCATTCGGCAACGCCGTCCCGTTGCCGGGCTTTAACCTGAACAGGGATTCAGATCCCGCCGTTAACCTGTCGAAGGACTCCCGACCTGCATAGTCCTCATCACACAGGGACAAGAACCGGCACAACAAAAGCCGAAAGAGGCAGGGACAGATGATCACCATTGCGCTGCAACACTTCTGCAACCGTATCGTCGCCGCCGGCGCCCTCGGTCTCGAGGACGTGCGCGAGCTGAACCGCGCGGTGCTGCCCGACGGGCTGACCTGCCGGGAGGAGGCCGACATGCTGTTCGGCCTCGACCGGGCGATGCCCGATGCCGACGAGGCGTTCAGCGAGTGGCTGGTCGCCTCGGTGGTGGATTTCGCCGTGTGGGGCGAGCGCCCGACCGGGCACATCGACGCCGACACCGCCCACTGGCTCGCCGCCTCGCTGGCGTGCGGCCGCGGCCCGACGGCGACGGGCGCCCGCATCGCCGTCGAGGTGGTGCGCGAGGCTGAGACCAACGATCCGGTGCTGATCGCCTTCGCGCTCAAGGCCAACCGGGCCCGGGCCGGCGCCGAGGACGAGGTCGAGGAGATTCTGGCTTTCGCGGTGGCGGCGTGACCGCGGATTAACGCGTTAGGGCAACGGCCTGAAACGCCGACGGATAGATTTCGATCTCGGACAAACTTGATGTCAACGGGGCCGTCGATCGTGGCAATATTTTGATGCCGTAAGACGGTCTTGGGGAATTTGAGAGTAGGGAAAAATTTTGCTTTAGACAGGCGGTCGCACTAAATTCAGTTCTCGACCGTCAGCCAGCGGACCCGCCGAAACTCCGCCTCGTTGGCGGTGAGATCGGCGGTACCGCAAGTGCGAGAGCCTGGGCCGCGATGAGCAGATCGTTCGTCCCGATCGGCCGAGCCGCGGTCTCAAGCTCGGCGCGGATTCGTCCGTATATGACATCGGCAGGAGGCTCGAACGGGACGACATCGATCGCCTCCAGAACAGCTTCGACTTGGCGGAGAAGTCGCACCGACCCGCGCGTCGCGCAGCCGTAATGGAGTTCGGCCACAGATATGATGATAGAGCATTTTCCGACGAAGTGGATGCCGGTTCGTCGCAGAAAATGCGGCAAAATCAAAAACCTTGAGCACTTCGCGATTGCAATGCGATCGTGAAGTGCTCTAGCGGCGATGCCTCGGCTGCCGACTTGGCCGATCTTCCGGGCGACGGTTCCGGAGGGGGGCGGACCAGATCGGAGATGATGTCCGTGTCGAGCAGAACGCGCGGGTCGGTCATAGCGGATCATTGCCCAACGGCGGCAGCGTCGCGTCGAAGTCGGGAAAATCCTCCTCGATCGGTTCGAGGGTCGCCAGAACTTCCAGAAGATCCTTCTTACCGATAGGCTCCAGAATCAGGCAGTCGCCGTCGCGGCTGATGCGGACCCGATCTCCGGGCAAGGCGAACTCGGCCGGGATGCGCACGGCTTGGCTGCGATTGTTGCAGAACAGCTGCACTTCTCGTGGCTGCGGCATTGGCGTCGGTCTCGCGATGCTGGCACCGCGACGTGGCATATGCCGAGGATATACCCGCCACTCGGTTGGCTTTCAGCGCCTCTACGCATGATCGTGCGATCCCCAGCCGCTATCGCTCCGCCCTCGCAACGCTTTGGCAACGCCGTCCCGTTGCCGGGCTTTAACCTGAACAGGGATTCAGATCCCGCTGTTAACCTGTCGAAGGACTCCCGACCTGCATAGTCCTCATCACACAGGGACAAGCACCGGCACAACAAAAGCCGAAAGAGGCAGGGACAGATGATCACCATTGCGCTGCAACACTTCTGCAACCGTATCGTCGCCGCCGGCACCCTCGGTCTTGAGGACGTGCGCGAGCTGAACCGCACGGTGCTGCCCGACGG
This sequence is a window from Methylobacterium sp. SyP6R. Protein-coding genes within it:
- a CDS encoding DUF1993 family protein; translation: MLRALSGWLDKARAHHGAEADGLMSRRLAPDRFPLSSQVRFACLQAQEATTGSGASPCRRPSTTWLARDGRRASGRAPCRRRKPASPRRLPGSTPSRRRRSMPVRIRPRRSNFPA
- a CDS encoding DUF1993 family protein, with the protein product MAATLARLDALAPQALDAGADSAATLELPGLTFDMVGDDYARDWALPQFYFHLVTAYALLRSQGVQLGKTDYVPHMFGYLRPGTAS
- a CDS encoding PIN domain-containing protein; the encoded protein is MIRYDRPARSARHGHHLRSGPPPSGTVARKIGQVGSRGIAARALHDRIAIAKCSRFLILPHFLRRTGIHFVGKCSIIISVAELHYGCATRGSVRLLRQVEAVLEAIDVVPFEPPADVIYGRIRAELETAARPIGTNDLLIAAQALALAVPPISPPTRRSFGGSAG
- a CDS encoding antitoxin, which encodes MPQPREVQLFCNNRSQAVRIPAEFALPGDRVRISRDGDCLILEPIGKKDLLEVLATLEPIEEDFPDFDATLPPLGNDPL